TCCAAAATCTAATCTTCCAGAATGATTTAGCAGATCTTACCCATATAGAGTCAAGCTCTCTTTCTTTTCATTTGATTAAATGTACTAAAAAATCAGAAGAACTTCAAAGAATGACTGACGAGCTATTTTTTAAGTGTAGCCTCAAAACGGTTCGATGAAATTGCACATGAGGAGATATTGGGAAAGTATGCTAAATGTATGCAACCAATACGATATGATAATAAATTGGGTCCTTGTATGAATGGAAAAATTGACAATAGGTctcatttatctaaacttgagggCTAGAAGATAATTTAAAAACCTCATTTTGATGAGTGGTTTAGGAGACATAAGAATCAGGTTTTTGTACCTAATCATATTTTGCCAATTGATCATGCCAATATGGAGAAAATGCAATCTTGTGTTCCATTTCATCTTGGTCTAGATGAGGATGATATATGTCATCAATTTTCACCACATGTGTTTCCTAAAATACCAACATCTATAGATGAGGAAGGGCTATAGCAGAAGAAGAACAATTAGACCATGTCCCTTGTAACTTGTCCTTGAAAGAAGATCTTTATAAAGGAAACTTTGTTTTTTCTCAAACCCTCTCCATCTCCCAAACACTTTCTCTAAGTAAATCAGAATTAAGAACTCCTAAAAAAAGAGGGAGAAAGTCGAAAATGgttaaagcaaaagaagaaatgaaGGTCTTATCTTGGAATATCAGGGGTAtaaatgcccctgacaaaaggAAGAGAATCAAGTCACAACTTGATTCTTCTCAGGCAGATATTGTGCTATTTCAAGAAACTAAATTATCAGATGAGGTTTTCCAAAAAACAATAGCCAAATGGCCTAATTGGAATCAACTCACAGTCAAAGTATAGGTGCTTCAGGAGGTCTTATGGTTCTTTGGAATCCAAAGTCGATCATTGCTCAACTTGTAAAACAAGGAACCAATTGGCAGCATATTAGCATAAAGCATTATGATATATCTTTTAACTTGATAAATGTCTATGGTCCAACCTCTACTCAGGAGAAGAAGAATTTATGGTCATCTCTCACTCGAATCATCCATCAAGTTGCAAGGCAAAATGTCATTTTTGGGGAGGGATTTTAATGAAATTACCTCTCTAGATAAGAAAAAGGGAGTATTTGTCCACCCATAAAGATGATTGAGGATTTCAAAGAATTTATAAATGATAATGACTTATTTGATAGTCCTCCACATAATGACTTTTTCACTTGGACCAATAGGACAATCGGTTTCTTACAAATTGCAGAGAGATTAGAAAAATTTCTTTTCTCTCAAGATTTTACCCTTAACAGGCTcagactgttggcatatgcacactccaatgagacattgtatgtgactaAAGGTTTTTTCAtagatggcaaccttacaatcctatggcaccagcaaggcattacaccggcaagttagtgcatcggcatcaacaatcagactctacaccagtacTCAGGACATCGGCACCGACATCAAtaatcagactctacaccagtactcaggacaccggcaccggcatcaacaatcagactctacaccagtactcaggacaccggcaccgccacagagaaaggaagtataccgacacagaggccgacaagattttgttatattatattttgtttattattgtaaaaaactttgtaagtcgacttggcatgttgtaaaatgactcttatatataaaagagatcattgtagacattttgaaaagtaaggaagaaagtgaagaaagtgatgtatacgaaatattaaggaagacctattatgcgaaatatagggtaaagggtttatgtaagaagcagagcagcaaccggtactgaatcaggcattatagatgctattgtaaagtagtacaagatattggatttgtataatccacattgtaagttagtgagacttcccatttgagcagtgagctctaggcagttagccttcctgcatgtgcaggcccctattgtaagtagtattctcttattggccagtaagtggatattgtgggtcacaaatcccaccgaggtttttcccacactgggtttcctcgttaaatccttgtgtcatgatgtgcttttcatgtggatgtttttaattctatttattgcattatttcttgcataccggtacacagtTATAATATATTCttcatgttttaagataagaaattatgtacaccagttagatactgattcacccccccctctcagtatctgtgggaatcctaacaattggtatcaaagcttggtcctctattttcagaagcctaaaagcttgaggaagatcttgacaccggtaaagatggaaaatctgatgaagcaacttgaaggagctctttcagactatgatgcagagaaattgaaaaatatcaaactagaagatgatttaagggtagctcaggatatcattcaggcacttcaagagaatcttactgttgcaataaataagagaagagaacttcgtgaaaatatgcaaaatgagaatgatgaaaaggaatcacttaatgatcagataagcaagctgaaacaagaaaacatgacaaaaaagaatgagatgcaagatatgactatgagattttgtaaagagattgaggataggaagaagaatgaagaagaattgaccagaagactaagtgatgcagcaaatgagaacacaagacttagctatgaaaatgacatgttgaagacagatctgatgcacactcaaaatgactcaaatgaattgatgagacagaaagaagtcttagaaagagaactagaaactgcaaatcaacataaagaaaaattcaagataagctcagaggaacttggcaccttgctgaagaatcaaaaacctaaaggtgacacttctataATTGGCTTTggagttggtgaaagctccggtactgcaaatactccgGATcacagaaaaccggtaagacaacctaatgcttataaattcaatggaaaatgctttaactttaataagtatggtcatagagaaaatgaatgtgcatctagaaattatcagaatatcaacacacccaccggtcaatgttcaaaatgcaacaaagttggtcacaactctgaaaattgtagaatgaatgtgaaatgttatgtttgtggaagatttggacatttatccaatcaatgcaaaacacaaaccggcataggttatgggaaagctattcagaagaataatgtaacttgttatgcatgtaacaagattgggcatattgcaaaattttgtagaagtaaaggatcaccggtagacaacaaaagttctagcttgaaaggtaaagaaaaggttgaagaggttaagcaagaattctcaaaacaatggattagaaaagcttatctaaatattgggaatgctcctccaccggtagaaccaatcaatgcttcaccggcaagatagagtgatgcttcactggcaagacaaagcagtgctccaccggcaggaagttcttcatctaattgaagaaagtttccttgagggtttggcaatctaatgacacatgtgctattattccctcggttagagatgagaagttggaaattacttattaccagcagacaatgttaagtgaatacttaaccggcatgcatttaatgtggtagatggcgaaaagacactataaatttgaggttttggctccatttcatttcaccgagatttcaaacctacgaagagcacgaagattctgagctaaagcatttcgagcaagaggcaagaacacttcaagcaatcatccatcctaaaggtagtaaaaggtattttatcatggcatccacctctgcaattgaatatatagcaaaccctaatgttgtcaaagttataaaaagacctaggcccatatttcaattagttctcgagatagcaaagaaagatgataccttaggtgctttttctcaaattcctgagggagttgtttatgctgaagaccccagaatttacattcattgtaacattgaggaactaggagatgaagagattaaaaccatgtttaaaattgtcatatgtgatgaatctggcaatgtaaaagatgaacacaagatcattgaaaccctaggatttatagagatcctcagcattcttgaatttcccaaggatgtgattaggatagtcttaagcagggtacatggtgaatttttctggttagatgcaattcacaaaatcactaaggaagttgtgaaagctttCACAGGGTTACCAacaaccggtaaaaggccagacaaaaccaagaaggtttccaatgacctagttactcagttaactggtgccacagccgacagaaggtccttaagagtaaatgatgtaacagatattaatgtgagatttatcagcatgatattaggatataaagctactcatgcaaatagacttaattcagtttcaagtttatgcattaagagtgcttatgatatggtcacgaataatgcaaagattgatgtatgtgagtggttgaaggacgaattaattgacaacttaggcaagattaagaaggacaagaaaggaacttttaaatttggaaatctgttagtatgtctgatgctacatataaccaaacaggttcttggtataggctacaaagaacttggatatgatatactggtaggtaaacagctaacagaactattcaacaaaATGGgaaaagataaggaaaacaatatccatgatttctttcaagcactaaaggtcaaaatgaagaaaagaatcagattatcacaaaagattgttgaaaaatataaggatgaaatattctttgtaatcaagaaggatgagatctagatggaagcagtcatccctaggactgtttgggtaacagagatgggctatgaaatagatgatcatataattgaaacatatgctaaagcacttctggaagcccctaaagaacctaaggaagaaatatttggtagtgcagaaactattgaaagccaaatagaatcaaagaaaagagtgaaaggttgaggtagttgtaaggaaaggttctaggcaagcaaaggagatcaaggataaagtaatggaacaaaccggtataacaaaggatgagttagcagctccacaacctgaaagtcacctatcaccggtaggcacatctttagagaatgacatgcctgcaacattcaaaagagttgtaagaaaaagagatccctcaccggcaaccacaccctcacctagtaggacaagacaaaaacaacaagcagtgagatctccgataagaaaggctacaccaaagaagaagaaactgacacccaagaagaagaagaggataaataaggacttggcccctcttgacatactgttgaattaaattacagaggaagggaagtTGAAGagtatagagaaactatatgacactctgacagttgatgaaaaagaacaagtagaaaatagtgttatattgcatatggatatgtataagaaattttttatggaagtagtaaatgaagtaccagatgaactatttaaaagactggaagcaagaagacaagcagtagtagaacttgacaagaaaataaagatagaaaagctacttgttgtatatccagttaattcacccaaagaaattgatgacttaattgttgaagccaaccggtcagtattttctactgcacaccggcacattgctttaacggttggaagagttaatgaggtgactgaggagacagaaaatgcatgggacattttcctagtggaaaaagaaaaagaagaagaatacatgagtcacaaacctataaagatatatcagaaagaaagagacaagggtaaaggtaaagttggtggaccacccagtatcaaggttaaagacaacttacccccacctccttttattactccactggtaaaaacaacagctacaaaagatcaatcgACAGTTGAAACTATGGATGTAGATgatgttaatcctaatcctgaaatCTTATATagtgtggatgttgatactcaaaagatcaacattgtggtagacaaagatacggctgataagactgaaatggctagtgagcctccggtagctgagcaaattgataacacacaggagaaaccggtagatgacaaagagcaaaaggtagagacttagactcagactgagacaatgcaacaaacagagaaacaaatagagcaaaaggctcctcaatgggaacaacaacaagaataagaatgggttcataaggaaacagtgccaccggcaactggagaagtagaaaaaccattgcttaaggaaatgcatacacaaacagacctaccaaaggtcaatacaagcttggttacttccactagcagtactcagaatgtaggtttatcatcaggctacaaatcaactaatgtgactaaggtactattGGATTCGATTAAAAAGATAAcaaactgcagctcacaagcttataaggcaatagatgacacaataccaattttgaaggtaattgctcctaactgtaatatagacaataaagattctttaggacaacttgataccttgtgtaaatatatcacagagaacattgagaaaataaaggaagagacattgaaggacaaagtagaaattgaaaaacaaagattctttgatgagcagataaagaagtgtactagagattttgacacacttctaccggaactgtgtaatttattaaaagagtacaaaactctatacaaagacacctgcaagacaaaccttttaactgtagatatagataagaagatgagaaaggtacatgatgaaatcaataaacttgcagataattttgataactcacctgatacattatcagtttttgaacagaagataacaaattttgaggaagaattacttaaattggaaagagaaaaagagagaatagtgaataaagcaaagcatctgagattaaaactgagtccaagaatggactatttagcatcattacggaaggaagtatctgaggcactaatactgGGACATAAAACACCGGCAgaacatttgcagcatctcaccggtacagctaaaagaacaaagacaacaataagagatagtaaacagtttatggagagtataaacttgattttggcggatctatttcaaattgtaactacccagttacaaggttgaaactacaaactctactgacatcttgacaacctttgtcattgatgccaaagggggagtactgGGATGAGAaaaattcaacatcataggaatcatatgctcagggggagcacacacatttttggtaacatttttggacttcacatttttggatacacttttgaaatttctcatgagtgtttccatcaatgccaaagggggagattgttggcatatgcacactccaatgagacattgtatgtgattcaaggttttgtcattgatggcaaccttacaatcctatggtaccagcaaggcattacaccggcaagttagtgcaccagcatcagtgATCAAACTCTGcatcgacactcaggacaccggcaccggcacagagaaaggaattatactggcacaaaggctgacaagattttgttatattatattttgtttattattgtaagaactttgtaagccaacttggcatgttgtaaaatgactcttatatataaaagagatcattgtagaaaattttaaaagtaaggaagaaagtgaagaaagtgatgtatgtgaaatattaaggaagacctattatgcgaaatatagggtaaagggtttatgtaagaagcagagcagcaaccggtactgaatcaagcattatagatgctattgtaaagcagtacaagatattggatttgtataatccacattgtaagtcagtgagacttcccatttgagcagtgagctctaggcagttagccttcctgcatgtgcatgcccctattgtaagtaatattctcttattggccagtaagtggatattatgcgtcacaaatcccaccgaggttttttccacactgggtttcctcgttaaatccttgtgtcatgatgtgcttttcatgtggatgtttttaattctatttattgcattatttcttgcataccggtacacagttataatatattctgcatgttttaagataagaaattttgtacaccggttagatactgattcaccccccccccccccctctcagtatctgtgggaatcctaacacagacCACTTTCCTATCCTTGTGAGCATTGAAAAAAAGGCAGCCAATTTAAAACATAATCTTAGACCCtccttcaaatttgaaaggatgtgTTTCCGACATCCTCATTTTCATGCTTTGGTTTGGAAATGGTGGGTGAGTGCCCCTGTGGTGAGGGGTACCAAAATGTTTAAATTCCACAAAAAAATGCAGTATGTTAAAACCCAAATTAAAACATAGAATACGGGTTTcttcaaaaatatattttctcaaaaagAACTTGTTGAAAATCAGTTGCATTTGATTAATGTACAGATTATCTCTAATGGACTAGATTCAGAATTTTTTGCTAAGCAGAATTAGGCTCAGATGGAATGGGAAGAACTCTGTAAGAGAGAGGAGGAATACTGGAGACATAAATCTCATGAGCTTTGGTTAAGGAAAggggataaaaacaccaaattctttcaGATGTCAACCAAGCAGAAGAGGGTAGCCTCTACTATATTTTCCATTAAGGAGACATCCTCGAGTAAACTCCTTTGTGATGCTCAAGAAATTATTATTTTAAGAACCTACTTGCCCCCCCTTCTTCTGACATTCCACTTGATGTGCAAGAATAGGAGATTATGGAAGCTATTCCCCATATCATTTTCCCCCTGGATAACTAACAACTATTGGCCCCTTTTACAATTGAAGAGATCGGAAAAGTAGTTTTTTCTTTTCTCAACCAGACAAGGCTCCAAGGTCGGATGGTTTCACGACTCTTTTATTCCAAAATTGTTGGGATGTTTTGGCCTCAGAATTGCTGGCAATAATGGAGGAGTCAAGAAAAAGCTCATCCATTCTTTGAAACTTCAACACTACAAATATTGCTCTTATTCTGAAAACCAAAGAACCAACAACTTTTGCAGATTTTAGGTCCATTTCGTTATGTAACACAATATACAAGATCATTACCAAAGCCATTTATCTCAAATTGCAGAATTTGATAATTAAAATCATATCCATAGAAAAAGGTGGCTTCATTCCAGGAAGAGAAACCATGGAAGGTTCCTTGGTTGCTCATGAAGTGTTGCACTCCATTCACTCCAACAACATATCTGCTTTTGTAgtcaaattggatatgatgaaagcttatgacaaACTTAATTGGTCTTTTTTGTTTAAAGTCTTGAGCAAATTTGGATTTGCTGAAAAAAAATGGTGTAAAGggattagggcttgcatttcagGAGCTCATTTCTTAGTGTTAATTAATGGAGTTCCTGCTAGTTTTTTCGTTGCTTTGCAAGGTGTGAGACAAGGTGACCCCCTATCCCCATCTCTGTTTATAATTATGGCAGAGGCTTTTAGCAGAATTATTAAGTCTAAGTATGATCAAGAGCTCTGGAGGGGTGCACATATTGAAGGTACATCTGTGTCAGTTACACACTCTTTATTTGATGATCACACACTGTTGTTCGGTAAAGCAAATGTTCAGGAGGCAAAGCAAATCAGGCAAACTTTGGAACTCTACATGGCGGTTTTAGGTCAAAGAATTAATGCCCAAAAATCtaaaatatatgtttttaatacaAATGATATAGTCACAAGGAATATTGTGGATTCTTTGGGTTTTTCTCCAGAATGTCTTCCTTCCACATATCTTGGCATTCCCATTTTTGTTGGTGCCAATAAGAAAGCTTATTGGAAAGCTATTATAGATAGAATTAAGAATGTCATATCCACATGGAAGGCCTGCTAGTTGTCTTTATTAGGGAGATTACTCCtaataaaaaatttcttgtctGACATTCCCAATTATTTCATATTTGTCCTCAAAGCCCCTGTTGGAGtcataaaacaaattgaaaaacttaTTAGAGGTTTCTTATGGAGGGATAATATGTCAAAACAGAAGAAGATTTCTCTTATTTCAATTCAGGAAATGGCTCATGATAAGAGGGCAGGGGGTGTTGGTCTACATGATCTATCTAAAAGGAACATCACCTTTGGAGGTAAACTTGTGTGGAAAATGGTCTCCAAACCAGGCACCAAGTGGTGCAgaatcatgcaagaaaaatacttgGACTCCTTAAATCCTTCTCGAGTCATTACAACCCTTGATCGCCTGAAAGGGTCAgctgtttggaacttcatgatgtcttgtaggCAGATTATTACAAGATATGTTTCCTGTGAAGTCCATAATGGTGAGAGCATTcaattttgggaggattcttggaaTGGCCTGCCTCCCTTAAAattttgagatctctttttggatGCCATTCCAATTATAAAAAAATGTTGGGGTTCGCTTTTGATAGATAATGTTAGTGGGTGATGAGCCTAAACAATGGCTCTATTTTTATAGATTTCTAATATAATACTCCTacttaggtcttatgattagacgacctttggattataatgttttcctaagatgatacatttcaagtgtttttgaaactggtttaacctaTAGTGAGGAAAAGACAGATGGCGATTTAAAAGATCATCAAGTATGTaaccgcaatgcagacccagtcaaagaaaTGCAGTTATGATTAGGATCACTAGACCGATTCTTCAgcagattgatttatgaaaacatttataactgttcctagtggatcttagatctaggaggcggtcatgctatattttctcaactACAGGATAGATGTTGTGTAGTTATCAcgtgctgacttcttcttcttcttttgttaataaattccattcacctattccgtagggatgtgggcagttagttagaagtttgttataagatttcctataaataaaagggatctctctcctctcggggatagcaAAGAAAAGATAATATTTTGTAATACACAATTTTCTATTGTTATGTATGGAAATACTCACTCAATCgggaccacttggtgagtaatcctttatATTTTTTAAACTAGTTTTCATACTTTTGTAATAGTTATTTCTATAGTTGTTTGTTCCTACAGCCATAGGAAACAGTTCCCGTGTTTGTTCCTACAACCACGGCAGCAGAGTAGTTCATGCTGCTTGCCAGAACTTTATCTTTTAGCAGTAATTGTTTAAAGCAATTTccagttgtaagattaagtattagtttattagagattctgtgtgtttactttaagaagaatttcctttcctgcagttatataaaatggttgcaatatgaacttggtgcacatacaatgctggcccatttcaagtttatgtccatggttgataagtaaatgagcATTTGCCATAGGAAAAGTTATCTATTCAAGGATATCCAATCTCTTAATTGTGTTTTATCACCTAGTTACCATTCTAGTTATGATAaccaacatttttggcgtcgttaccagggatggtgccaagctaagaatCTATTGTAAACCATTAGTTTCAAGTTTTTTCTAATTAGCTTTCCGAATTTCTTTcattaatctgcatgcataggaggagaagagatgcattaggaagatttttTTCCTCGCATTCTACTCAAGATATGAGATCAGATTaagcacctgaagtaaacccttttgcagaaacctATGTGCTAAATGGTAGTGTctttaatttgtcagaaggagaTCTAGACTTCCTGAACGAACCCCctaaacaaaacattttacctctagttatttatcagggaccaatggtagcaaatcctccacctccacctataaATCCAACATTTGAATTTCCCATTCCTCActtgcatgataatgcaaatttgaaaaacataccagcctcttcacttccaaaatttcatgggttggtaacagaggatccagacacctttttgtttgaatttgatatcctgtGCATGAGTTATAATTATACCACCGATGCTcctaaactcaagttattccctgctactttgaaagaagct
The nucleotide sequence above comes from Cryptomeria japonica chromosome 11, Sugi_1.0, whole genome shotgun sequence. Encoded proteins:
- the LOC131860223 gene encoding uncharacterized protein LOC131860223 codes for the protein MAEAFSRIIKSKYDQELWRGAHIEGTSVSVTHSLFDDHTLLFGKANVQEAKQIRQTLELYMAVLGQRINAQKSKIYVFNTNDIVTRNIVDSLGFSPECLPSTYLGIPIFVGANKKAYWKAIIDRIKNVISTWKAC